A single genomic interval of Fructobacillus americanaquae harbors:
- the truB gene encoding tRNA pseudouridine(55) synthase TruB has protein sequence MEKHPELSGLLVVNKPKEMTSFGVVARLRRITGQKKIGHAGTLDPNVEGVLVVALGKATKLIDLLQSRPKTYTGTVTFGYATESQDADGAVVVQRPLTTAIDQSQLNTARADLTGDIIQIPPIYSAVKVNGKRLYEYARAGEKVELPKREATIYRFDQTSPLTWVEGQPYQQMDFLAQVSKGTYIRTLAYDLGQKLGLPATMTALKRTAGSGFTIDQAVLLDDLLAMDYPKILTQVHSLESVLTWPKKLLTQEEIFAVKNGQKIPASSWPQNDVGYYQVYDQDRLLAVYAFDADQNVWRSRYFFAQN, from the coding sequence ATAGAAAAACACCCCGAACTATCCGGTCTGCTGGTCGTCAATAAGCCAAAGGAAATGACCTCCTTTGGTGTGGTTGCGAGATTACGGCGGATAACCGGACAGAAAAAAATTGGCCACGCGGGGACCTTGGATCCAAACGTCGAGGGCGTTTTGGTGGTCGCCTTAGGGAAGGCAACCAAGTTAATTGACCTTTTGCAAAGTCGGCCAAAAACCTATACGGGTACGGTTACCTTTGGCTATGCAACGGAGAGCCAGGATGCTGATGGGGCGGTTGTTGTGCAGCGGCCTTTGACAACGGCCATTGACCAGAGTCAGCTCAACACCGCTCGAGCTGATTTGACCGGGGACATTATCCAGATTCCACCAATTTATTCGGCGGTCAAGGTCAACGGGAAGCGCCTCTATGAATATGCGCGAGCGGGAGAAAAGGTTGAGCTGCCTAAGCGGGAGGCGACGATTTACCGCTTCGACCAGACTAGTCCGTTAACCTGGGTTGAGGGGCAACCTTACCAGCAAATGGACTTCTTAGCTCAAGTTTCAAAGGGAACTTATATTCGGACTTTGGCCTATGACCTTGGTCAAAAATTAGGACTGCCAGCGACGATGACGGCCTTGAAGCGGACAGCTGGGTCTGGTTTTACCATCGATCAGGCTGTTTTGCTTGATGACTTATTGGCGATGGACTATCCTAAAATTTTAACCCAAGTGCATTCACTTGAGTCCGTTTTGACTTGGCCAAAGAAGTTGTTGACCCAAGAGGAGATCTTTGCGGTTAAGAATGGTCAAAAAATTCCGGCCAGTTCTTGGCCACAAAATGATGTTGGTTACTATCAAGTATATGACCAAGACCGGTTGCTGGCAGTCTACGCTTTTGATGCTGACCAAAATGTTTGGCGGTCGCGTTACTTCTTTGCCCAAAATTGA